A stretch of Hoplias malabaricus isolate fHopMal1 chromosome 10, fHopMal1.hap1, whole genome shotgun sequence DNA encodes these proteins:
- the ppp4r1 gene encoding serine/threonine-protein phosphatase 4 regulatory subunit 1 isoform X4, translated as MADISLFQDESQEEIDGSLDFVSQDEMLTPLGRLDKYVASENIFNRQMVARSLLDTLKAVSEDERDCIAVLERVSRLADDSEPTVRAELMEQIPHIAIFCQENRPSIPFAFSKYLLPIVVRYLADQNNLVRKTSQAALLMLLEQELIERVDIENLVCPVLVDLTAPDSNDDVKTEAMAIICKMAPMVGKDITERLFLPRFCEMCCDCRMFHVRKVCAANFGDICSVVGGEATEELLLPRFFQLCSDNVWGVRKACAECFMTVSSATSQEVRRTKLSSLFINLISDPSRWVRQAAFQSLGQFISTFASPNTNVGQYFREGAEEANWGGQQSQKRVSEKSPNGSAPAADCSPSSNTEDSAQSSLHNQTAVSPQQDCISCTQEHCEGQLCRSEQESVDVAVEGGGEQVAEALPLDESFCDGTDRTSPKCLSGPCDPDSDPFGEEVQSSPAEQPTVQECHTNSEVPIAEDPAYPTLATAENDQLEEFPASAVDPSSEVTSPALTLPVAEEVEIPEQELYNSFHYWRTPIPQIDIDLELLEKKCNSSSEVFSNSPSSAVSTPALGRKQLEELIENLEPHIDDPDVKAQVDVLTAALRATSLDTHFEEAFLEPRQAHDNPFSSRHVPLIDSSDIESRDSTLQMSHGDESELSDSSMSPEEEKKSKQQDVVPQALLDQYLSMTDPSRAQTVDMEIAKHCAYSLPGVALTLGRQNWHCLRDTFETLASDMQWKVRRTLAFSIHELALILGDQLTAEDLVPIFNGFLKDLDEVRIGVLRHLYDFLKLLHQETRRKYLYQLQEFLVTDNSRNWRFRSELAEQLVLLLELYSGQDVYDYLRPLAFCLCTDRVSSVRWTSYRLVSEIIRKLSTCPTLLVDFLGELVDKFCHSPKWSGRQAFAFVCQLAIEEDCVALEQFAEHLLSPLLQLASDPVPNVRVLLAKTLRQSLMEREYFLHSANSHQEALEQTLVALQMDIDKDVKYFASVHPGSTRINEDAMSTTSSTY; from the exons ATGGCGG ATATCTCGCTGTTTCAGGACGAGTCCCAGGAGGAGATAGACGGAT CCTTGGATTTTGTATCGCAAGATGAGATGCTGACGCCCCTGGGCAGACTGGACAAATACGTTGcaagtgaaaatatatttaacag ACAGATGGTGGCCAGGAGTTTGCTGGATACGCTAAAAGCAGTTAGTGAGGATGAGAGGGATTGTATTGCAGTCCTGGAAAGAGTAAGCAGACTTGCTGATGACTCAG AGCCAACTGTTCGAGCAGAGCTTATGGAACAAATTCCACACATTGCCATTTTCTGCCAAGAGAACAGACCTTCCATTCCATTTGCATTTTCAAAGTATTTGCTGCCCATCGTGGTGAGATACTTAGCTGACCAGAACAACTTG GTTAGGAAGACAAGCCAGGCAGCCCTGCTAATGCTTCTGGAGCAAGAACTGATAGAGCGGGTGGACATAGAGAACCTTGTCTGTCCTGTTCTTGTGGACCTCACAGCTCCAGACAGCAACGATGATGTCAAGACCGAGGCTATGGCA attatttgtaaaatgGCCCCAATGGTGGGGAAGGACATCACAGAGCGCCTCTTCCTTCCACGATTTTGTGAAATGTGCTGTGACTGCAGGATGTTCCATGTGCGCAAG GTCTGTGCAGCTAACTTTGGGGATATTTGTAGTGTTGTTGGTGGGGAAGCAACAGAAGAATTACTG CTGCCACGTTTTTTCCAGCTCTGTTCAGATAATGTCTGGGGGGTGAGGAAGGCCTGTGCAGAGTGCTTCATGACCGTGTCCTCAGCAACCTCTCAGGAAGTGCGCAGGACCAAactctcatctcttttcatcaACCTCATCAGTGATCCCTCCCGCTGG GTGCGCCAGGCTGCATTCCAATCTCTGGGGCAGTTCATCTCTACATTTGCTAGCCCTAACACTAACGTGGGCCAGTACTTCAGAGAAGGAGCAGAGGAGGCCAACTGGGGTGGTCAGCAATCACAAAAACG GGTTAGTGAGAAAAGCCCAAACGGTAGTGCACCTGCTGCAGACTGCTCCCCATCCTCTAACACAGAAGACAGTGCTCAGAGTTCCCTACACAATCAAACTGCTGTCTCCCCACAGCAGGACTGCATTTCCTGTACTCAGGAGCACTGTGAGGGCCAGTTGTGCAGGTCAGAGCAGGAAAGTGTTGACGTGGCTGTGGAGGGTGGAGGAGAGCAGGTTGCTGAAGCTTTGCCTCTGGATGAGTCCTTCTGTGATGGTACAGATAGGACCAGCCCAAAGTGCCTTTCTGGGCCCTGTGATCCAGACTCAGATCCTTTTGGGGAAGAAGTTCAGTCTTCTCCAGCAGAACAGCCTACAGTACAAGAATGCCACACAAACTCTGAAGTCCCTATTGCAGAGGACCCAGCATACCCAACCCTAGCTACTGCTGAGAATGACCAGCTGGAAGAGTTCCCCGCTTCTGCTGTAGATCCCAGTTCAGAGGTGACCTCCCCTGCATTAACATTACCGGTGGCAGAGGAAGTGGAGATTCCAGAGCAGGAGCTGTATAACTCGTTCCACTACTGGAGGACGCCCATTCCACAGATAGACATTGACTTAGAGCTTTTGGAGAAGAAGTGCAACAGCAGCAGTGAGGTGTTTAGTAACAGTCCATCTTCTGCAGTATCCACACCAGCTCTTGGCAGAAAGCAACTTGAGGAGCTAATTGAGAACTTGGAGCCTCACATTGATGACCCAGATGTCAAAG CACAAGTGGACGTGTTGACTGCTGCTCTGAGGGCCACTTCTTTGGACACTCACTTTGAGGAGGCATTCCTGGAGCCTCGGCAAGCCCATGACAACCCCTTTAGCTCTCGCCATGTACCTCTGATTGACTCTTCTGATATAGAG AGTCGAGACTCCACCTTGCAAATGAGTCATGGTGACGAGTCAGAATTAAGTGATAGCAGCATGAGTccagaggaggagaaaaaatCCAAACAACAG GACGTGGTCCCTCAAGCGCTGTTGGATCAGTACCTGTCTATGACGGACCCCTCCCGGGCCCAGACCGTGGATATGGAGATTGCCAAGCATTGTGCCTACAGTCTGCCAGGGGTAGCTCTCACGCTGGGACGCCAGAACTGGCATTGCCTCAGAGACACCTTTGAGACATTGGCCTCTGATATGCAG TGGAAGGTTCGCCGGACCCTGGCCTTCTCTATACATGAGTTGGCATTGATTTTAGGCGATCAGCTGACTGCTGAGGACCTGGTGCCAATTTTCAATGGTTTTCTAAAGGACCTGGATGAGGTGCGCATAGGAGTCCTCAGGCACCTCTATGACTTCCTCAAG CTGCTGCATCAAGAAACTAGACGGAAGTACCTCTACCAACTGCAGGAGTTCCTCGTCACAGACAACAGCCGTAACTGGAGATTCAGATCAGAGCTAGCAGA GCAGCTTGTCTTGCTTTTGGAGCTGTATAGTGGGCAGGATGTGTATGATTACCTGAGGCCTTTGGCATTCTGCCTCTGCACAGACAGAGTTTCCTCTGTACGGTGGACCTCCTACAGACTG GTCAGTGAGATTATTAGGAAACTTTCCACATGCCCAACACTGCTGGTGGATTTCCTTGGCGAGTTGGTGGATAAATTCTGCCATTCTCCAAAATGGTCAGGGCGCCAGGCTTTTGCATTTGTGTGTCAG CTTGCTATAGAGGAGGACTGTGTTGCACTGGAGCAGTTCGCAGAGCACCTGTTGTCTCCTCTTCTGCAGCTGGCATCTGACCCTGTGCCCAATGTCCGTGTGCTACTGGCCAAGACTTTGCGTCAGAGCCTGATGGAGCGAG AATATTTTCTGCACTCAGCCAACTCTCACCAAGAGGCCCTGGAGCAGACACTTGTGGCCCTGCAGATGGACATAGACAAGGACGTCAAATACTTTGCCAGTGTGCACCCAGGAAGCACACGCATTAATGAGGATGCCATGAGCACCACTTCCTCCACCTACTGa
- the ppp4r1 gene encoding serine/threonine-protein phosphatase 4 regulatory subunit 1 isoform X2, producing the protein MADISLFQDESQEEIDGFGVDDYSSESDVIIIPSALDFVSQDEMLTPLGRLDKYVASENIFNRQMVARSLLDTLKAVSEDERDCIAVLERVSRLADDSEPTVRAELMEQIPHIAIFCQENRPSIPFAFSKYLLPIVVRYLADQNNLVRKTSQAALLMLLEQELIERVDIENLVCPVLVDLTAPDSNDDVKTEAMAIICKMAPMVGKDITERLFLPRFCEMCCDCRMFHVRKVCAANFGDICSVVGGEATEELLLPRFFQLCSDNVWGVRKACAECFMTVSSATSQEVRRTKLSSLFINLISDPSRWVRQAAFQSLGQFISTFASPNTNVGQYFREGAEEANWGGQQSQKRVSEKSPNGSAPAADCSPSSNTEDSAQSSLHNQTAVSPQQDCISCTQEHCEGQLCRSEQESVDVAVEGGGEQVAEALPLDESFCDGTDRTSPKCLSGPCDPDSDPFGEEVQSSPAEQPTVQECHTNSEVPIAEDPAYPTLATAENDQLEEFPASAVDPSSEVTSPALTLPVAEEVEIPEQELYNSFHYWRTPIPQIDIDLELLEKKCNSSSEVFSNSPSSAVSTPALGRKQLEELIENLEPHIDDPDVKAQVDVLTAALRATSLDTHFEEAFLEPRQAHDNPFSSRHVPLIDSSDIESRDSTLQMSHGDESELSDSSMSPEEEKKSKQQDVVPQALLDQYLSMTDPSRAQTVDMEIAKHCAYSLPGVALTLGRQNWHCLRDTFETLASDMQWKVRRTLAFSIHELALILGDQLTAEDLVPIFNGFLKDLDEVRIGVLRHLYDFLKLLHQETRRKYLYQLQEFLVTDNSRNWRFRSELAEQLVLLLELYSGQDVYDYLRPLAFCLCTDRVSSVRWTSYRLVSEIIRKLSTCPTLLVDFLGELVDKFCHSPKWSGRQAFAFVCQLAIEEDCVALEQFAEHLLSPLLQLASDPVPNVRVLLAKTLRQSLMEREYFLHSANSHQEALEQTLVALQMDIDKDVKYFASVHPGSTRINEDAMSTTSSTY; encoded by the exons ATGGCGG ATATCTCGCTGTTTCAGGACGAGTCCCAGGAGGAGATAGACGGAT TTGGTGTGGATGACTACAGCTCAGAGTCTGACGTCATTATTATACCTTCAGCCTTGGATTTTGTATCGCAAGATGAGATGCTGACGCCCCTGGGCAGACTGGACAAATACGTTGcaagtgaaaatatatttaacag ACAGATGGTGGCCAGGAGTTTGCTGGATACGCTAAAAGCAGTTAGTGAGGATGAGAGGGATTGTATTGCAGTCCTGGAAAGAGTAAGCAGACTTGCTGATGACTCAG AGCCAACTGTTCGAGCAGAGCTTATGGAACAAATTCCACACATTGCCATTTTCTGCCAAGAGAACAGACCTTCCATTCCATTTGCATTTTCAAAGTATTTGCTGCCCATCGTGGTGAGATACTTAGCTGACCAGAACAACTTG GTTAGGAAGACAAGCCAGGCAGCCCTGCTAATGCTTCTGGAGCAAGAACTGATAGAGCGGGTGGACATAGAGAACCTTGTCTGTCCTGTTCTTGTGGACCTCACAGCTCCAGACAGCAACGATGATGTCAAGACCGAGGCTATGGCA attatttgtaaaatgGCCCCAATGGTGGGGAAGGACATCACAGAGCGCCTCTTCCTTCCACGATTTTGTGAAATGTGCTGTGACTGCAGGATGTTCCATGTGCGCAAG GTCTGTGCAGCTAACTTTGGGGATATTTGTAGTGTTGTTGGTGGGGAAGCAACAGAAGAATTACTG CTGCCACGTTTTTTCCAGCTCTGTTCAGATAATGTCTGGGGGGTGAGGAAGGCCTGTGCAGAGTGCTTCATGACCGTGTCCTCAGCAACCTCTCAGGAAGTGCGCAGGACCAAactctcatctcttttcatcaACCTCATCAGTGATCCCTCCCGCTGG GTGCGCCAGGCTGCATTCCAATCTCTGGGGCAGTTCATCTCTACATTTGCTAGCCCTAACACTAACGTGGGCCAGTACTTCAGAGAAGGAGCAGAGGAGGCCAACTGGGGTGGTCAGCAATCACAAAAACG GGTTAGTGAGAAAAGCCCAAACGGTAGTGCACCTGCTGCAGACTGCTCCCCATCCTCTAACACAGAAGACAGTGCTCAGAGTTCCCTACACAATCAAACTGCTGTCTCCCCACAGCAGGACTGCATTTCCTGTACTCAGGAGCACTGTGAGGGCCAGTTGTGCAGGTCAGAGCAGGAAAGTGTTGACGTGGCTGTGGAGGGTGGAGGAGAGCAGGTTGCTGAAGCTTTGCCTCTGGATGAGTCCTTCTGTGATGGTACAGATAGGACCAGCCCAAAGTGCCTTTCTGGGCCCTGTGATCCAGACTCAGATCCTTTTGGGGAAGAAGTTCAGTCTTCTCCAGCAGAACAGCCTACAGTACAAGAATGCCACACAAACTCTGAAGTCCCTATTGCAGAGGACCCAGCATACCCAACCCTAGCTACTGCTGAGAATGACCAGCTGGAAGAGTTCCCCGCTTCTGCTGTAGATCCCAGTTCAGAGGTGACCTCCCCTGCATTAACATTACCGGTGGCAGAGGAAGTGGAGATTCCAGAGCAGGAGCTGTATAACTCGTTCCACTACTGGAGGACGCCCATTCCACAGATAGACATTGACTTAGAGCTTTTGGAGAAGAAGTGCAACAGCAGCAGTGAGGTGTTTAGTAACAGTCCATCTTCTGCAGTATCCACACCAGCTCTTGGCAGAAAGCAACTTGAGGAGCTAATTGAGAACTTGGAGCCTCACATTGATGACCCAGATGTCAAAG CACAAGTGGACGTGTTGACTGCTGCTCTGAGGGCCACTTCTTTGGACACTCACTTTGAGGAGGCATTCCTGGAGCCTCGGCAAGCCCATGACAACCCCTTTAGCTCTCGCCATGTACCTCTGATTGACTCTTCTGATATAGAG AGTCGAGACTCCACCTTGCAAATGAGTCATGGTGACGAGTCAGAATTAAGTGATAGCAGCATGAGTccagaggaggagaaaaaatCCAAACAACAG GACGTGGTCCCTCAAGCGCTGTTGGATCAGTACCTGTCTATGACGGACCCCTCCCGGGCCCAGACCGTGGATATGGAGATTGCCAAGCATTGTGCCTACAGTCTGCCAGGGGTAGCTCTCACGCTGGGACGCCAGAACTGGCATTGCCTCAGAGACACCTTTGAGACATTGGCCTCTGATATGCAG TGGAAGGTTCGCCGGACCCTGGCCTTCTCTATACATGAGTTGGCATTGATTTTAGGCGATCAGCTGACTGCTGAGGACCTGGTGCCAATTTTCAATGGTTTTCTAAAGGACCTGGATGAGGTGCGCATAGGAGTCCTCAGGCACCTCTATGACTTCCTCAAG CTGCTGCATCAAGAAACTAGACGGAAGTACCTCTACCAACTGCAGGAGTTCCTCGTCACAGACAACAGCCGTAACTGGAGATTCAGATCAGAGCTAGCAGA GCAGCTTGTCTTGCTTTTGGAGCTGTATAGTGGGCAGGATGTGTATGATTACCTGAGGCCTTTGGCATTCTGCCTCTGCACAGACAGAGTTTCCTCTGTACGGTGGACCTCCTACAGACTG GTCAGTGAGATTATTAGGAAACTTTCCACATGCCCAACACTGCTGGTGGATTTCCTTGGCGAGTTGGTGGATAAATTCTGCCATTCTCCAAAATGGTCAGGGCGCCAGGCTTTTGCATTTGTGTGTCAG CTTGCTATAGAGGAGGACTGTGTTGCACTGGAGCAGTTCGCAGAGCACCTGTTGTCTCCTCTTCTGCAGCTGGCATCTGACCCTGTGCCCAATGTCCGTGTGCTACTGGCCAAGACTTTGCGTCAGAGCCTGATGGAGCGAG AATATTTTCTGCACTCAGCCAACTCTCACCAAGAGGCCCTGGAGCAGACACTTGTGGCCCTGCAGATGGACATAGACAAGGACGTCAAATACTTTGCCAGTGTGCACCCAGGAAGCACACGCATTAATGAGGATGCCATGAGCACCACTTCCTCCACCTACTGa
- the ppp4r1 gene encoding serine/threonine-protein phosphatase 4 regulatory subunit 1 isoform X3 — translation MLTRLAEIIFDISLFQDESQEEIDGSLDFVSQDEMLTPLGRLDKYVASENIFNRQMVARSLLDTLKAVSEDERDCIAVLERVSRLADDSEPTVRAELMEQIPHIAIFCQENRPSIPFAFSKYLLPIVVRYLADQNNLVRKTSQAALLMLLEQELIERVDIENLVCPVLVDLTAPDSNDDVKTEAMAIICKMAPMVGKDITERLFLPRFCEMCCDCRMFHVRKVCAANFGDICSVVGGEATEELLLPRFFQLCSDNVWGVRKACAECFMTVSSATSQEVRRTKLSSLFINLISDPSRWVRQAAFQSLGQFISTFASPNTNVGQYFREGAEEANWGGQQSQKRVSEKSPNGSAPAADCSPSSNTEDSAQSSLHNQTAVSPQQDCISCTQEHCEGQLCRSEQESVDVAVEGGGEQVAEALPLDESFCDGTDRTSPKCLSGPCDPDSDPFGEEVQSSPAEQPTVQECHTNSEVPIAEDPAYPTLATAENDQLEEFPASAVDPSSEVTSPALTLPVAEEVEIPEQELYNSFHYWRTPIPQIDIDLELLEKKCNSSSEVFSNSPSSAVSTPALGRKQLEELIENLEPHIDDPDVKAQVDVLTAALRATSLDTHFEEAFLEPRQAHDNPFSSRHVPLIDSSDIESRDSTLQMSHGDESELSDSSMSPEEEKKSKQQDVVPQALLDQYLSMTDPSRAQTVDMEIAKHCAYSLPGVALTLGRQNWHCLRDTFETLASDMQWKVRRTLAFSIHELALILGDQLTAEDLVPIFNGFLKDLDEVRIGVLRHLYDFLKLLHQETRRKYLYQLQEFLVTDNSRNWRFRSELAEQLVLLLELYSGQDVYDYLRPLAFCLCTDRVSSVRWTSYRLVSEIIRKLSTCPTLLVDFLGELVDKFCHSPKWSGRQAFAFVCQLAIEEDCVALEQFAEHLLSPLLQLASDPVPNVRVLLAKTLRQSLMEREYFLHSANSHQEALEQTLVALQMDIDKDVKYFASVHPGSTRINEDAMSTTSSTY, via the exons ATGCTAACCCGGCTAGCAGAGATCATTTTCG ATATCTCGCTGTTTCAGGACGAGTCCCAGGAGGAGATAGACGGAT CCTTGGATTTTGTATCGCAAGATGAGATGCTGACGCCCCTGGGCAGACTGGACAAATACGTTGcaagtgaaaatatatttaacag ACAGATGGTGGCCAGGAGTTTGCTGGATACGCTAAAAGCAGTTAGTGAGGATGAGAGGGATTGTATTGCAGTCCTGGAAAGAGTAAGCAGACTTGCTGATGACTCAG AGCCAACTGTTCGAGCAGAGCTTATGGAACAAATTCCACACATTGCCATTTTCTGCCAAGAGAACAGACCTTCCATTCCATTTGCATTTTCAAAGTATTTGCTGCCCATCGTGGTGAGATACTTAGCTGACCAGAACAACTTG GTTAGGAAGACAAGCCAGGCAGCCCTGCTAATGCTTCTGGAGCAAGAACTGATAGAGCGGGTGGACATAGAGAACCTTGTCTGTCCTGTTCTTGTGGACCTCACAGCTCCAGACAGCAACGATGATGTCAAGACCGAGGCTATGGCA attatttgtaaaatgGCCCCAATGGTGGGGAAGGACATCACAGAGCGCCTCTTCCTTCCACGATTTTGTGAAATGTGCTGTGACTGCAGGATGTTCCATGTGCGCAAG GTCTGTGCAGCTAACTTTGGGGATATTTGTAGTGTTGTTGGTGGGGAAGCAACAGAAGAATTACTG CTGCCACGTTTTTTCCAGCTCTGTTCAGATAATGTCTGGGGGGTGAGGAAGGCCTGTGCAGAGTGCTTCATGACCGTGTCCTCAGCAACCTCTCAGGAAGTGCGCAGGACCAAactctcatctcttttcatcaACCTCATCAGTGATCCCTCCCGCTGG GTGCGCCAGGCTGCATTCCAATCTCTGGGGCAGTTCATCTCTACATTTGCTAGCCCTAACACTAACGTGGGCCAGTACTTCAGAGAAGGAGCAGAGGAGGCCAACTGGGGTGGTCAGCAATCACAAAAACG GGTTAGTGAGAAAAGCCCAAACGGTAGTGCACCTGCTGCAGACTGCTCCCCATCCTCTAACACAGAAGACAGTGCTCAGAGTTCCCTACACAATCAAACTGCTGTCTCCCCACAGCAGGACTGCATTTCCTGTACTCAGGAGCACTGTGAGGGCCAGTTGTGCAGGTCAGAGCAGGAAAGTGTTGACGTGGCTGTGGAGGGTGGAGGAGAGCAGGTTGCTGAAGCTTTGCCTCTGGATGAGTCCTTCTGTGATGGTACAGATAGGACCAGCCCAAAGTGCCTTTCTGGGCCCTGTGATCCAGACTCAGATCCTTTTGGGGAAGAAGTTCAGTCTTCTCCAGCAGAACAGCCTACAGTACAAGAATGCCACACAAACTCTGAAGTCCCTATTGCAGAGGACCCAGCATACCCAACCCTAGCTACTGCTGAGAATGACCAGCTGGAAGAGTTCCCCGCTTCTGCTGTAGATCCCAGTTCAGAGGTGACCTCCCCTGCATTAACATTACCGGTGGCAGAGGAAGTGGAGATTCCAGAGCAGGAGCTGTATAACTCGTTCCACTACTGGAGGACGCCCATTCCACAGATAGACATTGACTTAGAGCTTTTGGAGAAGAAGTGCAACAGCAGCAGTGAGGTGTTTAGTAACAGTCCATCTTCTGCAGTATCCACACCAGCTCTTGGCAGAAAGCAACTTGAGGAGCTAATTGAGAACTTGGAGCCTCACATTGATGACCCAGATGTCAAAG CACAAGTGGACGTGTTGACTGCTGCTCTGAGGGCCACTTCTTTGGACACTCACTTTGAGGAGGCATTCCTGGAGCCTCGGCAAGCCCATGACAACCCCTTTAGCTCTCGCCATGTACCTCTGATTGACTCTTCTGATATAGAG AGTCGAGACTCCACCTTGCAAATGAGTCATGGTGACGAGTCAGAATTAAGTGATAGCAGCATGAGTccagaggaggagaaaaaatCCAAACAACAG GACGTGGTCCCTCAAGCGCTGTTGGATCAGTACCTGTCTATGACGGACCCCTCCCGGGCCCAGACCGTGGATATGGAGATTGCCAAGCATTGTGCCTACAGTCTGCCAGGGGTAGCTCTCACGCTGGGACGCCAGAACTGGCATTGCCTCAGAGACACCTTTGAGACATTGGCCTCTGATATGCAG TGGAAGGTTCGCCGGACCCTGGCCTTCTCTATACATGAGTTGGCATTGATTTTAGGCGATCAGCTGACTGCTGAGGACCTGGTGCCAATTTTCAATGGTTTTCTAAAGGACCTGGATGAGGTGCGCATAGGAGTCCTCAGGCACCTCTATGACTTCCTCAAG CTGCTGCATCAAGAAACTAGACGGAAGTACCTCTACCAACTGCAGGAGTTCCTCGTCACAGACAACAGCCGTAACTGGAGATTCAGATCAGAGCTAGCAGA GCAGCTTGTCTTGCTTTTGGAGCTGTATAGTGGGCAGGATGTGTATGATTACCTGAGGCCTTTGGCATTCTGCCTCTGCACAGACAGAGTTTCCTCTGTACGGTGGACCTCCTACAGACTG GTCAGTGAGATTATTAGGAAACTTTCCACATGCCCAACACTGCTGGTGGATTTCCTTGGCGAGTTGGTGGATAAATTCTGCCATTCTCCAAAATGGTCAGGGCGCCAGGCTTTTGCATTTGTGTGTCAG CTTGCTATAGAGGAGGACTGTGTTGCACTGGAGCAGTTCGCAGAGCACCTGTTGTCTCCTCTTCTGCAGCTGGCATCTGACCCTGTGCCCAATGTCCGTGTGCTACTGGCCAAGACTTTGCGTCAGAGCCTGATGGAGCGAG AATATTTTCTGCACTCAGCCAACTCTCACCAAGAGGCCCTGGAGCAGACACTTGTGGCCCTGCAGATGGACATAGACAAGGACGTCAAATACTTTGCCAGTGTGCACCCAGGAAGCACACGCATTAATGAGGATGCCATGAGCACCACTTCCTCCACCTACTGa